Proteins encoded by one window of Planktothrix tepida PCC 9214:
- a CDS encoding Fur family transcriptional regulator: protein MLYPVMEGHNKTAEISQQMKEKGLRITPQRFAVYANLLSRCDHPTVDDILTEINRELPIASKASVYSALSVLREVGLVREVLLDEGVTRYDAKVEPHHHFVCEGCGQIKDLAWDVFKNLQLNPLPSGFQVNAYEITVKGCCDRCNLERVEDQNP, encoded by the coding sequence ATGTTATACCCAGTTATGGAAGGTCACAATAAAACGGCTGAGATTAGTCAACAGATGAAAGAGAAGGGCTTACGCATTACGCCGCAACGGTTTGCGGTTTATGCTAATCTCTTGTCCCGTTGCGATCATCCTACGGTGGATGATATTCTCACGGAGATTAATCGGGAACTTCCTATTGCCTCAAAAGCCAGTGTATATAGTGCTTTGAGTGTTTTACGCGAAGTGGGATTAGTGCGGGAAGTGCTTCTGGATGAAGGCGTAACTCGCTATGATGCCAAGGTGGAGCCCCATCACCATTTTGTCTGTGAAGGCTGCGGTCAAATTAAAGATTTAGCCTGGGATGTGTTCAAAAATTTACAGCTTAACCCCTTACCATCAGGGTTTCAGGTTAATGCTTATGAGATTACGGTTAAAGGGTGTTGCGATCGGTGTAATTTAGAGCGGGTAGAAGATCAAAATCCGTAA